In Pseudomonas fakonensis, one DNA window encodes the following:
- a CDS encoding GGDEF domain-containing protein, with protein MPVEPMVFPASSRLLPIAALFGLTLALTLAGILARPIESLSLFWPVNAVLAGVLLRNPRLAGARGFVLVYLGMVAADLATGSAWPPALWFNLCNLGAIVTIWYLMARLPRLHRRLRTPHGTLSLFGACAAGGMVAATLACVMAAPWFEQSLRATWLAWFSEQFSTSVLVLPLLLTAPSPRAFSRSATQPVRLAPLLVLLASLGLSIAFGGPGAIAFPIAALLWCALSYSPFLVSLLTLTAGSTLIVAVAQNLMHFSVPQSEPGVTTLMSARLGIAMLVLGPLVVACVSHANRSLMARLAHQATVDHLTGALTRSAFTRRANTLLDARQQQPLTLMMLDIDHFKLINDQHGHAVGDQVLRQFALTVQEQLHEGELFARLGGEEFAIVVPGLAPELARFTAERLRRAVQDLPFSEAGEQVQITVSIGLAGCAFDAAAPSLDVLLAEADQALYRAKAQGRNRIEQAEPYRQRV; from the coding sequence CTGCCGGTCGAACCCATGGTGTTTCCAGCCTCGTCGCGCCTGTTGCCTATTGCGGCCCTGTTCGGCCTGACTCTCGCCCTGACCCTGGCCGGCATCCTCGCCCGGCCGATCGAATCCCTCTCGCTGTTCTGGCCAGTCAATGCCGTGCTGGCCGGCGTACTGCTGCGCAACCCGCGCCTGGCCGGTGCGCGTGGTTTCGTGCTGGTGTACCTGGGCATGGTGGCGGCGGACCTGGCCACCGGCAGCGCCTGGCCGCCGGCCCTGTGGTTCAACCTGTGCAACCTGGGCGCCATCGTCACCATCTGGTACCTGATGGCGCGCCTGCCGCGCCTTCACCGGCGCCTGCGTACGCCGCATGGCACCCTGAGCCTGTTCGGCGCCTGTGCAGCCGGGGGCATGGTCGCCGCCACCCTGGCCTGCGTGATGGCAGCGCCGTGGTTCGAGCAGTCGCTGCGCGCCACCTGGCTAGCCTGGTTCAGCGAGCAGTTCTCCACCAGCGTGCTGGTGCTGCCGCTGTTGCTGACCGCACCCTCGCCGCGCGCCTTCAGCCGCAGCGCCACCCAACCAGTGCGCCTGGCGCCGCTGCTGGTGTTGCTGGCCTCGCTGGGGCTGAGCATTGCCTTCGGCGGGCCGGGCGCCATCGCCTTCCCCATCGCCGCGCTGCTGTGGTGCGCACTGAGTTATTCGCCGTTTCTGGTTTCGCTGTTGACCCTGACCGCCGGCAGCACGCTGATCGTGGCCGTGGCGCAAAACCTCATGCACTTCAGCGTGCCGCAAAGCGAGCCCGGGGTGACCACCCTGATGTCGGCGCGCCTGGGCATTGCCATGCTGGTGCTCGGGCCACTGGTGGTGGCTTGCGTCAGCCATGCCAACCGCAGCCTGATGGCGCGCCTGGCCCACCAGGCAACCGTCGACCACCTCACCGGGGCCCTCACCCGCAGCGCCTTCACCCGTCGTGCCAACACCTTGCTCGATGCCCGCCAGCAACAGCCGCTGACCTTGATGATGCTGGACATCGATCACTTCAAGCTGATCAACGACCAGCACGGCCATGCCGTGGGCGACCAAGTGCTGCGCCAGTTCGCCCTGACCGTACAGGAGCAGTTGCACGAAGGCGAACTGTTCGCCCGCCTGGGCGGTGAAGAGTTCGCCATTGTCGTGCCCGGCCTTGCTCCGGAACTTGCCCGGTTCACTGCCGAACGCCTGCGCCGCGCGGTACAGGACCTGCCCTTCAGCGAGGCCGGCGAGCAGGTGCAGATTACCGTGAGCATCGGCCTGGCCGGCTGCGCCTTCGAC
- a CDS encoding SLC13 family permease, producing the protein MNHELLWVLGLLAAVVTLFIINRPRMDVVALLVIVILPLSGILTVEQALAGFSDPNVVLIAALFVIGEGLVRTGIALRIGEWMSERAGNSEARLLVLLMVAVAGLGSVMSSTGVVAIFIPVVLSIAARLNISPSRLMMPLSFAGLISGMLSLVATPPNVVVHSELVRHGHTGFSFFSFTPFGLVVLVLGIGYMLLTRHWLNGEVRKDGRGETRRTLLDLVLDYKLNGRERRLRIRPGSPLIGHTLGELELRTRHGANVIGIERQHKFTTRVITADSATLLQQGDVLLLDLFANRDDLRSLCQTMQLEPLHFKAAYFIDQSQELGMAEVSLPPGSQLIGKSILELAFRSRYDLNVVGLRRDQLAIEEQLVEEKLRLGDTLLVVGPWKAVRQLQTKPRDFLVLSLPAEIDQVAPARTKAPLALLSLAVMVGLMVSGLVPNVIAALVGCLLMGAGRCIDMNSAYRAIHWQSLVLIVGMLPFALALQKTGGIDLAVGALVGVLGGAGPAAMLACLFALTAVIGLFISNTATAVLMAPVAISTAQQLGMSPYPFAMTVALAASAAFMTPVSSPVNTLVLGPGQYRFGDFVKVGVPFTLLVMLVTVVMVPWVFGL; encoded by the coding sequence ATGAACCATGAGCTGCTCTGGGTCCTTGGCCTGCTGGCCGCCGTCGTCACCTTGTTCATCATCAATCGCCCGCGCATGGACGTAGTCGCCCTGCTGGTGATCGTCATCCTGCCGCTGTCCGGCATCCTTACCGTGGAGCAGGCCTTGGCCGGTTTCAGCGACCCCAACGTGGTGCTGATCGCCGCCCTGTTCGTGATCGGCGAAGGCTTGGTGCGCACAGGCATTGCCCTGCGCATCGGTGAGTGGATGAGCGAACGGGCCGGCAACAGCGAGGCGCGCCTGCTGGTGCTGCTGATGGTGGCGGTGGCAGGGCTGGGCTCGGTGATGAGCTCCACCGGTGTGGTGGCGATCTTCATCCCGGTGGTGCTGAGCATCGCCGCGCGCCTGAACATCTCGCCCAGCCGGCTGATGATGCCGCTGAGCTTTGCCGGCCTGATCAGCGGCATGCTCAGCCTGGTGGCCACCCCACCCAACGTGGTGGTGCACAGCGAGCTGGTGCGCCATGGCCACACCGGTTTCAGCTTTTTCAGCTTCACCCCGTTCGGCCTGGTGGTGCTGGTGCTGGGCATCGGCTACATGCTGCTGACCCGCCACTGGCTGAACGGCGAGGTACGCAAGGATGGCCGCGGAGAAACCCGGCGCACCCTGTTGGACCTGGTGCTGGACTACAAGCTCAACGGCCGCGAACGGCGCCTGCGCATCCGCCCGGGTTCGCCGCTGATCGGCCACACCCTTGGCGAGCTTGAGCTGCGCACCCGGCATGGCGCCAACGTGATCGGCATCGAGCGTCAGCACAAGTTCACTACCCGGGTGATCACCGCCGATTCCGCCACCCTGCTGCAACAGGGCGACGTATTGCTGCTTGACCTGTTCGCCAACCGCGACGATTTGCGCAGCCTGTGCCAGACCATGCAGCTGGAACCCTTGCACTTCAAGGCCGCCTACTTCATCGACCAGTCCCAGGAGCTGGGCATGGCCGAAGTATCGCTGCCGCCGGGCTCGCAGCTGATCGGCAAGAGCATCCTGGAGCTGGCCTTCCGCTCCCGCTACGACCTGAACGTGGTAGGCCTGCGCCGCGACCAGCTGGCTATCGAAGAGCAACTGGTGGAAGAAAAGCTGCGCCTGGGCGACACCCTGCTGGTGGTAGGCCCGTGGAAGGCCGTGCGCCAGCTGCAAACCAAGCCTCGCGACTTTCTGGTACTGAGCCTGCCGGCCGAGATCGACCAGGTAGCCCCGGCACGCACCAAGGCGCCGCTGGCCCTGCTGAGCCTGGCTGTGATGGTAGGGCTGATGGTCAGCGGCCTGGTGCCGAATGTGATCGCTGCGCTGGTCGGCTGCCTGTTGATGGGCGCCGGGCGCTGCATTGACATGAACAGCGCCTACCGCGCCATCCACTGGCAGAGCCTGGTGCTGATCGTCGGCATGCTGCCGTTCGCCCTGGCGCTGCAGAAGACCGGCGGCATCGACCTTGCCGTCGGCGCGCTGGTCGGTGTGCTGGGCGGCGCCGGGCCCGCTGCGATGCTGGCCTGCCTGTTCGCCCTGACCGCAGTGATCGGGCTGTTCATCTCCAACACCGCCACCGCGGTACTGATGGCACCGGTGGCGATCAGTACTGCACAGCAGCTGGGGATGTCGCCCTACCCGTTCGCCATGACCGTGGCCCTGGCAGCCTCGGCGGCGTTCATGACCCCGGTGTCCTCGCCGGTCAACACCCTGGTGCTGGGGCCGGGGCAGTACCGCTTCGGCGACTTCGTCAAGGTCGGCGTGCCCTTTACGCTGCTGGTGATGCTGGTGACCGTGGTGATGGTGCCCTGGGTGTTCGGGCTGTAA
- a CDS encoding glycine zipper domain-containing protein → MRLTLPSLALGLLLCQGAFAGDGTAAIGGGLGGALGNVVGKQLGGSTGGVIGAGLGGAAGSAVGARKGNRAEAAIGGGLGSAGGSYLGGKMGGSTGSTIGAGLGGAAGGALGNHMGDNDGSKHKKRRHRH, encoded by the coding sequence ATGCGTCTGACTCTGCCCTCCCTCGCCCTCGGCCTGCTGCTGTGCCAGGGGGCTTTTGCCGGTGACGGCACCGCGGCCATCGGCGGTGGCCTGGGCGGTGCCCTGGGCAACGTGGTCGGCAAACAGCTCGGCGGCAGCACTGGCGGCGTGATCGGCGCAGGCCTGGGTGGCGCGGCCGGCAGCGCCGTAGGCGCGCGCAAGGGCAACCGCGCCGAGGCGGCCATTGGCGGCGGCCTGGGTTCGGCAGGCGGCTCCTACCTCGGCGGCAAGATGGGCGGCTCCACCGGCTCGACCATCGGCGCAGGCCTGGGCGGTGCGGCCGGTGGTGCGCTGGGCAACCACATGGGTGACAACGACGGCAGCAAGCACAAGAAGCGCCGCCACCGCCACTGA
- a CDS encoding RcnB family protein: MNLRPLLCALLLANALPMAATAAQSAEESIQAPETHNRELKVGDKAPDQYKRDDQAVHDWQAKGLPEPEKESHWVRMGEHYVLVQITNGVVLAIHPAS; this comes from the coding sequence ATGAACCTTCGCCCCCTGCTCTGTGCCCTGCTGCTCGCCAACGCCCTGCCCATGGCGGCAACCGCTGCCCAGTCCGCCGAAGAAAGCATCCAGGCCCCTGAAACCCACAACCGCGAACTCAAGGTCGGCGACAAGGCACCCGACCAGTACAAGCGCGACGATCAGGCCGTGCACGACTGGCAGGCCAAGGGCCTGCCCGAGCCTGAGAAGGAAAGCCACTGGGTGCGCATGGGCGAGCACTACGTGCTGGTGCAGATCACCAATGGCGTGGTGTTGGCCATCCACCCCGCCAGCTGA
- a CDS encoding class I SAM-dependent methyltransferase yields the protein MNTRSQQLNRASWDERAPLHAASKDYEVETFVSQPGHLSEVVRFDLPRLGAIHGLRTLHLQCHIGTDTLSLARLGAEVCGLDFSAASLAQARRLAECCATPIEYVEADVYQAHQVLPAGSFDLVYTGIGALCWLPDIQRWAHTVAALLKPGGRLFLRDGHPMLMAVNADHPDCLQLDYPYFECEAPTVWHSDQTYVDTEQALIQTETHEWNHGLGEVISALLASGLRLTALEEHQSIPWEALPGQMHKGADSEWRLVDAPWRLPLSYTLQAVKG from the coding sequence ATGAATACTCGCTCGCAGCAACTCAACCGCGCCAGCTGGGACGAACGCGCCCCGCTGCACGCCGCCTCCAAGGACTACGAGGTGGAAACTTTCGTCAGCCAGCCCGGCCACTTGTCCGAGGTGGTGCGCTTCGACCTGCCGCGCCTGGGTGCCATTCACGGCCTGCGCACGCTACACCTGCAATGCCATATCGGCACCGACACCCTGTCGCTGGCCCGCCTGGGCGCCGAGGTCTGCGGCCTGGACTTTTCCGCAGCGTCCCTGGCCCAGGCGCGCCGGCTGGCCGAGTGCTGCGCCACGCCCATCGAATATGTTGAGGCGGATGTCTATCAAGCGCATCAGGTACTGCCGGCCGGCAGCTTCGATCTGGTCTACACCGGCATCGGCGCGCTGTGCTGGCTGCCCGATATCCAGCGCTGGGCGCACACCGTGGCAGCATTGCTCAAGCCCGGCGGGCGGCTGTTTCTGCGTGACGGCCACCCGATGCTGATGGCGGTCAACGCAGACCACCCCGACTGCTTGCAGCTGGATTACCCGTATTTCGAGTGCGAGGCGCCGACGGTGTGGCACAGCGACCAGACTTACGTCGACACCGAGCAGGCGTTGATCCAGACCGAAACCCACGAGTGGAACCACGGCCTGGGCGAGGTGATCAGTGCGCTGCTGGCCAGCGGCCTGCGCCTGACTGCACTGGAGGAGCACCAGAGCATCCCCTGGGAGGCGCTGCCGGGCCAGATGCACAAAGGCGCCGACAGTGAGTGGCGCCTGGTGGATGCGCCCTGGCGCCTGCCGCTCAGTTACACGCTGCAGGCGGTCAAGGGCTGA
- a CDS encoding SDR family oxidoreductase, producing MSKTHLFDLDGKVAFVSGASRGIGEAIAHLLAQQGAHVIVSSRKLEGCQQVAEAIIAAGGKATPVACHIGEMEQIQQVFAGIREQFGRLDILVNNAATNPQFCNVLDTDLGAFQKTVDVNIRGYFFMSVEAGKLMREHGGGSIINVASINGVSPGLFQGIYSVTKAAVINMTKVFAKECAQFGIRCNALLPGLTDTKFASALVKNDAILNTALQQIPLKRVAAPEEMAGAVLYLASDASSYTTGTALNVDGGFLS from the coding sequence ATGTCCAAGACCCACCTGTTCGACCTCGACGGCAAAGTCGCTTTCGTTTCCGGCGCCAGCCGCGGCATCGGCGAGGCCATCGCCCACCTGCTGGCCCAGCAAGGTGCCCATGTGATCGTCTCCAGCCGCAAGCTCGAAGGCTGCCAGCAAGTGGCCGAGGCCATCATCGCCGCGGGCGGCAAGGCCACCCCGGTCGCCTGCCACATCGGCGAGATGGAGCAGATCCAGCAGGTGTTCGCCGGCATTCGCGAGCAGTTCGGCCGCCTCGACATCCTGGTCAACAACGCCGCCACCAACCCGCAATTCTGCAATGTGCTGGACACCGACCTGGGGGCCTTCCAGAAGACCGTCGACGTGAACATCCGCGGCTACTTCTTCATGTCGGTGGAGGCCGGCAAGCTGATGCGCGAGCACGGCGGTGGCAGCATCATCAACGTGGCGTCGATCAATGGCGTCTCCCCGGGGCTGTTCCAGGGCATCTATTCGGTGACCAAGGCTGCGGTAATCAACATGACCAAGGTGTTCGCCAAGGAGTGCGCGCAGTTCGGCATTCGCTGCAACGCCCTGCTGCCGGGCCTGACCGACACCAAGTTCGCCTCGGCGCTGGTGAAGAACGATGCCATCCTCAACACCGCGCTGCAGCAGATTCCGCTCAAGCGCGTGGCCGCCCCCGAAGAGATGGCCGGCGCCGTGCTGTACCTGGCCAGCGATGCGTCCAGCTACACCACCGGCACTGCGCTCAATGTGGACGGCGGCTTTCTGTCCTGA
- a CDS encoding phosphotransferase family protein — protein MTLTDQSTQVRPGEELDAGVIDPYLKSHIPGLAGTATISQFPGGASNLTYLVAYPDREFVLRRPPFGQKAKSAHDMGREFRILNQLNAGFPYCPKAYAHCTDESLIGSEFYVMERVKGIILRSDIPAELDLDAQRTEALCKSFIERMVELHQVDYTACGLADLGKPEGYVQRQIEGWAGRYEKALTPDAPRWEQVIVWLREKMPADHPRPGIVHNDYRFDNVILDSANPMRIIGVLDWEMATIGDPLMDLGNSLAYWIEAGDPAPVQLMRRQPSNAPGMLTRQQFVEHYAERAGIRIDNFDFYYCYGLFRLAGIVQQIYYRFFHGQTQDKRFAQFIHMNRLLEQMSLQLIGKSAL, from the coding sequence ATGACGCTCACCGACCAGTCCACTCAGGTACGCCCCGGCGAAGAACTCGATGCCGGCGTCATCGACCCTTATCTCAAAAGCCACATCCCAGGCCTTGCCGGCACGGCCACCATCAGCCAGTTCCCGGGCGGTGCGTCGAACCTCACCTACCTGGTAGCCTACCCGGACCGCGAGTTCGTGCTGCGCCGCCCACCGTTCGGGCAAAAGGCCAAGTCGGCCCACGACATGGGCCGCGAGTTTCGCATCCTCAACCAGCTCAACGCAGGCTTCCCCTACTGCCCCAAAGCCTATGCCCACTGCACTGACGAAAGCCTGATCGGCAGCGAGTTCTACGTGATGGAGCGGGTCAAGGGCATCATCCTGCGCTCGGACATCCCCGCCGAACTGGACCTCGACGCCCAGCGCACCGAGGCGCTGTGCAAGAGCTTCATCGAGCGCATGGTCGAGCTGCACCAGGTGGACTATACCGCCTGCGGCCTGGCCGACCTGGGCAAGCCCGAAGGTTACGTACAACGGCAAATAGAGGGTTGGGCCGGGCGCTATGAAAAAGCCCTGACCCCGGACGCGCCACGCTGGGAACAGGTGATCGTCTGGCTGCGCGAAAAGATGCCCGCCGACCACCCGCGCCCCGGCATCGTGCACAACGACTACCGCTTCGACAACGTCATCCTCGACAGCGCCAACCCCATGCGCATCATCGGCGTGCTGGACTGGGAGATGGCCACCATCGGCGACCCGCTGATGGACCTGGGCAACAGCCTGGCCTACTGGATCGAGGCCGGCGACCCGGCCCCGGTGCAACTGATGCGCCGCCAGCCCAGCAACGCCCCCGGCATGCTCACCCGCCAGCAGTTCGTCGAACATTACGCCGAACGCGCAGGCATTCGCATCGACAACTTCGATTTCTACTACTGCTACGGCCTGTTCCGCCTGGCCGGCATCGTCCAGCAGATCTACTACCGCTTCTTCCACGGCCAGACCCAGGATAAACGCTTCGCCCAGTTCATCCACATGAACCGCCTGCTGGAGCAGATGAGCCTGCAACTGATCGGCAAGTCCGCCCTGTAA
- a CDS encoding SCP2 sterol-binding domain-containing protein: MTSVADAVKKMQEKFNPAAAAGLDLVFGFNITDEGKQYALIVKDGTCDLQEGENPDANCTLVMDSETLKGIVSGETDGMQAFMGGKLRVEGDMMLSMKLSELFPS, from the coding sequence ATGACCTCCGTAGCTGATGCCGTGAAGAAGATGCAAGAGAAGTTCAACCCAGCCGCTGCCGCCGGCCTGGACCTGGTGTTCGGCTTCAACATCACCGACGAAGGCAAGCAATACGCGCTGATCGTCAAGGACGGCACCTGCGACCTGCAGGAAGGCGAAAACCCCGATGCCAACTGCACCCTGGTGATGGACAGCGAAACCCTCAAAGGCATCGTCAGCGGCGAGACCGACGGCATGCAGGCCTTCATGGGCGGCAAGCTGCGCGTCGAAGGCGACATGATGCTGTCGATGAAGCTCAGCGAACTGTTCCCCTCCTGA